In the Ramlibacter tataouinensis TTB310 genome, one interval contains:
- a CDS encoding efflux transporter outer membrane subunit translates to MRRLIRPWPPAPLAAAVLAGCSMMPTYERPAPPVPAAFPYPAAAEGTAPAALDWQEFFGDARLRQLIATALRNNRDLRLAMLNVEQARAQYDIRRADRLPTVGASVAGSRTPTPGGGSATTYTAGLLFSAWEIDFFGRIASLSQAALAQFLATEEGRKAAQITLVSTVANTWLFLVADEEQLALTRQTLSTREESLRLTRLRFESGAASELDFRQSQSLLENARVALAQQQRQRALDLNTLALLLGEPVPPELQVTARIADIALPDVPAGLPSEVLVRRPDVRQAEQQLIAANANIGAARAAFFPNISLTAGVGRASTELSGLFNGGSWGLTVAPQLLQPIFDAGRNRAGLRSANVSRDIAIAQYEQAIQSAFREVADALAGRATFGEQLQAQRNVVEAESARLRLSQLRYDAGVASFLDLLDAQRSLFTAQQAEIQTRVQQLQNQVLLYRSLGGGWREPGTGTAGTP, encoded by the coding sequence ATGAGACGACTGATCCGCCCCTGGCCACCGGCGCCGCTGGCCGCCGCCGTGCTGGCCGGCTGCTCGATGATGCCCACCTACGAGCGGCCCGCGCCGCCCGTGCCCGCGGCCTTCCCGTACCCGGCCGCGGCCGAGGGCACGGCACCCGCTGCGCTGGACTGGCAGGAATTCTTCGGCGATGCGCGGCTGCGCCAGCTGATCGCCACGGCCCTGCGCAACAACCGCGACCTGCGGCTGGCGATGCTCAACGTCGAGCAGGCGCGGGCGCAGTACGACATCCGCCGGGCCGACCGCCTCCCGACCGTGGGCGCCTCGGTGGCGGGCAGCCGCACGCCCACGCCCGGCGGCGGCAGCGCCACCACCTACACCGCCGGCCTGCTGTTCTCGGCCTGGGAGATCGATTTCTTCGGCCGCATCGCCAGCCTCAGCCAGGCGGCGCTGGCCCAGTTCCTGGCCACCGAGGAGGGCCGCAAGGCGGCGCAGATCACCCTGGTGTCCACCGTGGCCAACACCTGGCTGTTCCTGGTGGCCGACGAGGAGCAGCTGGCCCTGACGCGGCAGACGCTGAGCACGCGCGAGGAGTCGCTGCGGCTGACGCGGCTGCGCTTCGAGAGCGGCGCCGCCTCCGAGCTGGACTTCCGGCAATCGCAGTCGCTGCTGGAGAACGCGCGGGTGGCCCTGGCCCAGCAGCAGCGCCAGCGCGCGCTGGACCTCAACACCCTGGCCTTGCTGCTGGGTGAGCCGGTGCCGCCGGAGCTGCAGGTCACGGCGCGCATCGCCGACATCGCGCTGCCCGACGTGCCGGCCGGCCTGCCGTCCGAGGTGCTGGTGCGGCGGCCCGACGTGCGCCAGGCCGAGCAGCAGCTGATCGCCGCCAACGCCAACATCGGCGCCGCCCGCGCGGCCTTCTTCCCGAACATCTCGCTGACCGCGGGCGTGGGCCGCGCCAGCACCGAGCTGTCGGGCCTGTTCAACGGCGGCTCCTGGGGCCTGACGGTGGCGCCGCAGCTGCTGCAGCCCATCTTCGACGCAGGGCGCAACCGGGCGGGCCTGCGCTCGGCCAATGTCTCGCGCGACATCGCGATCGCCCAGTACGAACAGGCCATCCAGTCGGCCTTCCGCGAGGTGGCGGACGCGCTGGCCGGCCGCGCCACCTTCGGCGAGCAGCTGCAGGCGCAGCGCAACGTGGTCGAGGCGGAGAGCGCGCGGCTGCGGCTGTCGCAGCTGCGGTACGACGCCGGCGTGGCCAGCTTCCTGGACCTGCTGGACGCGCAGCGCTCGCTGTTCACCGCGCAGCAGGCCGAGATCCAGACCCGGGTGCAGCAGCTGCAGAACCAGGTGCTGCTGTACCGCTCGCTGGGCGGCGGCTGGCGCGAGCCGGGCACCGGCACCGCCGGCACGCCTTAG
- a CDS encoding TRAP transporter substrate-binding protein, with translation MKFKLALAAAALSLAPHAFAQTKWDLPAAYPTSNFHTQNLTQFAEDVDKASGGKLKITVHANASLFKAPEIKRAIQGGQAPIGEILLANYQNEWQIFGADGVPFLADSYEAAMKLYQAQKPLLDKKLGEQGMMLLYAVAWPPQGIYTKRTLNSAADMKGLKWRAYSPATARIAELVGAQPVTVQQAELSQAMATGVVDSYMSSGSTGFDTKTYEHIKNWYDTQAWLPKNAVIVNRAAFNALDKAMQDALLKAGAAAQERGWATSRKANTETLDKLKANGMQILQPPAQLKADMKKVGDTMLKEWLDKAGPEGQQLVDAYRK, from the coding sequence ATGAAATTCAAGCTCGCCCTGGCCGCGGCCGCCCTGTCCCTGGCTCCCCACGCCTTTGCCCAGACCAAGTGGGACCTGCCGGCGGCTTATCCCACCTCCAACTTCCACACCCAGAACCTCACCCAGTTCGCCGAGGACGTGGACAAGGCCAGCGGCGGCAAGCTCAAGATCACGGTGCATGCCAATGCCTCGCTGTTCAAGGCGCCGGAGATCAAGCGCGCGATCCAGGGCGGCCAGGCCCCCATCGGCGAGATCCTGCTGGCCAACTACCAGAACGAATGGCAGATCTTCGGCGCTGACGGCGTGCCCTTCCTGGCCGACAGCTACGAAGCCGCCATGAAGCTGTACCAGGCGCAGAAGCCCTTGCTGGACAAGAAGCTGGGCGAGCAGGGCATGATGCTGCTGTACGCGGTGGCCTGGCCGCCGCAGGGCATCTACACCAAGCGCACGCTCAACTCCGCGGCCGACATGAAGGGCCTGAAGTGGCGCGCCTACAGCCCGGCCACGGCCCGCATCGCCGAGCTGGTGGGCGCGCAGCCCGTCACCGTGCAGCAGGCCGAGCTGTCGCAGGCCATGGCCACCGGCGTGGTCGACTCGTACATGTCCTCCGGCTCCACCGGCTTCGACACCAAGACCTACGAGCACATCAAGAACTGGTACGACACCCAGGCCTGGCTGCCCAAGAACGCGGTCATCGTCAACCGCGCGGCCTTCAACGCGCTGGACAAGGCGATGCAGGACGCGCTGCTCAAGGCCGGTGCCGCCGCGCAGGAGCGCGGCTGGGCCACCAGCCGCAAGGCCAACACCGAGACGCTGGACAAGCTCAAGGCCAACGGCATGCAGATCCTGCAGCCGCCGGCCCAGCTCAAGGCCGACATGAAGAAGGTGGGCGACACCATGCTCAAGGAGTGGCTGGACAAGGCCGGCCCCGAGGGCCAGCAGCTGGTGGACGCCTACCGCAAGTAA
- a CDS encoding TRAP transporter small permease, whose translation MRRLLDGLYDGAAWLAALAMVGVLAMVLLSIVSRQAGFHVPGTDAYAGYCMAAAGFLALAHTLRRGEHIRVTLLLGRLQGRARQALELWALSAAVLLAGLLAFYAARLAWVSRSLNDISTSSDATPLWIPQLAFGVGAVVLFIAFLDEWVQQLRGRRAAAQPAEALRNE comes from the coding sequence ATGAGGCGCTTATTGGATGGGCTCTACGACGGGGCCGCCTGGCTGGCCGCGCTGGCCATGGTCGGCGTGCTGGCGATGGTGCTGCTGTCCATCGTCAGCCGCCAGGCCGGCTTCCACGTGCCGGGCACCGACGCCTACGCCGGCTACTGCATGGCTGCCGCGGGTTTCCTGGCGCTGGCCCACACGCTGCGCCGCGGCGAGCACATCCGCGTGACCCTGCTGCTCGGGCGGCTGCAGGGCCGCGCGCGCCAGGCCCTGGAGCTGTGGGCGCTGTCGGCCGCGGTGCTGCTGGCCGGGTTGCTCGCCTTCTACGCCGCACGCCTGGCCTGGGTCTCGCGCTCGCTGAACGACATCTCCACCAGCAGCGACGCCACGCCGCTGTGGATCCCGCAGCTCGCGTTCGGCGTGGGCGCTGTGGTGCTGTTCATCGCTTTCCTGGACGAATGGGTGCAGCAGCTACGAGGGCGCCGCGCCGCCGCCCAGCCGGCGGAGGCGCTGCGCAATGAATGA
- a CDS encoding TetR family transcriptional regulator, producing the protein MSAIMRRTKEDALATRHALLDAAERVFQRKGVSSTSLADIAAEAGTTRGAIYWHFKDKADLYNAMIERVSLPMEHALHEAADTTVDPLPALRSALLGVLTKISTDPRTRRVVEVATHKVEYVESLDAVRQRHLAVRDECLADMKQVLSHGARMRGRRLPLPAEAAARGLHALVDGLIQNWMLDPRAFELPRAGRQAIDAYLAGLGLG; encoded by the coding sequence GTGTCGGCCATCATGCGCCGCACCAAGGAAGACGCCCTGGCCACCCGCCACGCCCTGCTGGACGCGGCCGAGCGCGTGTTCCAGCGCAAGGGCGTCTCCAGCACCTCGCTGGCCGACATCGCGGCCGAGGCCGGCACCACGCGCGGCGCCATCTATTGGCACTTCAAGGACAAGGCCGACCTGTACAACGCGATGATCGAGCGCGTGAGCCTGCCCATGGAGCACGCTCTGCACGAGGCCGCGGACACGACCGTGGACCCGCTGCCCGCGCTGCGCAGCGCCCTGCTGGGCGTGCTCACCAAGATTTCCACCGATCCTCGCACACGCCGCGTGGTCGAGGTGGCGACGCACAAGGTCGAATACGTCGAGAGCCTTGACGCGGTGCGCCAGCGCCACCTGGCGGTGCGCGACGAATGCCTGGCCGACATGAAGCAGGTGCTCAGCCACGGTGCCCGCATGCGCGGCCGGCGCCTGCCGCTGCCGGCCGAGGCCGCGGCGCGCGGCCTGCACGCGCTGGTGGATGGGCTGATCCAGAACTGGATGCTGGACCCGCGGGCCTTCGAGCTGCCGCGCGCGGGCCGGCAGGCCATCGACGCCTACCTGGCGGGCTTGGGGCTGGGGTAA
- a CDS encoding efflux RND transporter periplasmic adaptor subunit — MSSRLVSVLLIAAALLAACGKSDNPAATAGAAPPPPEVGVVTVSAGEVGLVTELPGRVEASRTAQVRARAAGIVQERLFREGSDVRAGQLLFRIDPAPYQAQVANAQATLARAQANLGQATALAERYKPLVEANAVSRQDFVNAVSAQKQAEAEVAAARAAVQTAQINLNYAAVTAPISGRIGRALVTEGALVGQGEATPLAVIQQIRPVYVNFTQSASEVLNLRRAFEQGRLERTAGNGGAVVRVVLEDGNVHPQTGRLLFSDLSVDPATGQVTLRAEVPNPDGGLLPGLYVRVRLAQAKASNAVLLPQQAVTRSNQGDTVMVVGPDGQVAPRTVRVGSAQNGQWVVMDGLKNGEQVVVDGFQKIQPNTPVKPVPWSGGQSAPAASGASAPRS, encoded by the coding sequence ATGTCCTCCAGGCTTGTGTCTGTCCTGCTCATCGCGGCCGCGCTGCTGGCCGCCTGCGGCAAGTCCGACAACCCGGCGGCCACCGCCGGCGCCGCGCCGCCGCCGCCCGAGGTGGGCGTGGTCACCGTGTCCGCCGGCGAGGTGGGCCTGGTGACCGAGCTGCCCGGCCGGGTGGAGGCCTCGCGCACCGCGCAGGTGCGCGCGCGCGCCGCCGGCATCGTGCAGGAGCGGCTGTTCCGCGAGGGCAGCGACGTGCGCGCCGGCCAGCTGCTGTTCCGCATCGACCCCGCGCCCTACCAGGCGCAGGTGGCCAACGCCCAGGCCACGCTGGCCCGGGCCCAGGCCAACCTGGGGCAGGCCACGGCCCTGGCCGAGCGCTACAAGCCGCTGGTGGAGGCCAACGCGGTGAGCCGGCAGGACTTCGTGAATGCCGTGTCCGCACAGAAGCAGGCCGAGGCCGAGGTGGCGGCGGCACGCGCGGCGGTGCAGACCGCGCAGATCAACCTGAACTACGCGGCGGTGACGGCGCCCATCTCCGGCCGCATCGGCCGCGCGCTGGTGACCGAGGGCGCGCTGGTCGGGCAGGGCGAGGCCACGCCGCTGGCCGTGATCCAGCAGATCCGCCCGGTCTACGTCAACTTCACCCAGTCGGCCAGCGAGGTGCTCAACCTGCGCCGCGCCTTCGAGCAGGGGCGGCTGGAGCGCACGGCCGGCAACGGCGGCGCGGTGGTGCGCGTGGTGCTGGAGGACGGCAACGTGCACCCCCAGACCGGCCGGCTGCTGTTCTCCGACCTGTCGGTGGACCCGGCCACCGGCCAGGTGACGCTGCGCGCCGAGGTGCCCAACCCCGACGGCGGCCTGCTGCCCGGCCTGTACGTGCGCGTGCGGCTGGCGCAGGCCAAGGCCAGCAACGCCGTGCTGCTGCCGCAGCAGGCCGTGACGCGCTCCAACCAGGGCGACACCGTGATGGTGGTCGGCCCCGACGGCCAGGTCGCTCCCCGCACCGTGCGGGTGGGCAGCGCGCAGAACGGGCAGTGGGTGGTCATGGACGGGTTGAAGAACGGCGAGCAGGTGGTCGTCGACGGCTTCCAGAAGATCCAGCCCAACACCCCGGTCAAGCCGGTGCCCTGGAGCGGCGGCCAGTCCGCGCCCGCCGCTTCCGGCGCCTCGGCCCCGCGTTCGTAG
- a CDS encoding CAP domain-containing protein has protein sequence MPARAVLRGAGALVLAGSCGLAGAQAGADEALVQAIAAARERGCQGRAGVRAPLRTEPRLAEAARRIAAGEPALQAMRQAGFRAKSFAQVQLNGYPSPAAVAGALAARYCEPLTNPALSAMGLHRRGTSYWIVLAAPFHPPAPSQARDVAAQVLALSNQARSQPRRCGNRSFAAAPPLQADARLDRAAAVHAQDMARHGYLGHRGRDGSGADRRVTRAGYAWRSVGENIASGQQTAREVVRDWLASPTHCANLMSPRFTQMGIAYAVNPASPDGSYWAQVLARPR, from the coding sequence ATGCCGGCCCGTGCAGTGTTGCGAGGCGCAGGGGCCCTGGTGCTGGCCGGCAGCTGCGGCTTGGCCGGTGCGCAGGCCGGCGCCGACGAGGCGCTGGTCCAGGCCATCGCCGCCGCGCGCGAGCGCGGCTGCCAGGGCCGGGCCGGCGTGCGCGCGCCGCTGCGCACCGAGCCCCGGCTGGCCGAGGCCGCGCGGCGCATCGCCGCGGGCGAGCCGGCCCTGCAGGCGATGCGGCAGGCCGGCTTTCGCGCCAAGTCGTTCGCCCAGGTGCAGTTGAACGGCTACCCCTCACCGGCCGCCGTGGCGGGCGCGCTGGCGGCCCGCTACTGCGAGCCGCTGACCAATCCGGCGCTGAGCGCCATGGGCCTGCACCGGCGCGGCACGTCCTACTGGATCGTGCTGGCTGCGCCGTTCCATCCGCCCGCTCCGTCGCAGGCGCGCGACGTGGCGGCGCAGGTCCTGGCGCTATCCAACCAGGCCCGCTCGCAGCCGCGGCGCTGCGGCAACCGGTCGTTCGCGGCGGCGCCGCCGCTGCAGGCCGATGCCCGGCTGGACCGCGCCGCGGCGGTACATGCGCAGGACATGGCGCGCCACGGCTACCTGGGCCACCGGGGCCGCGACGGCAGCGGCGCCGACCGGCGAGTGACGCGCGCCGGCTATGCCTGGCGCAGCGTGGGCGAGAACATCGCCTCGGGCCAGCAGACGGCGCGGGAGGTGGTGCGCGACTGGCTGGCCAGCCCCACGCACTGCGCCAACCTGATGTCGCCGCGGTTCACCCAGATGGGCATCGCCTACGCGGTGAACCCCGCCAGCCCGGACGGCAGCTACTGGGCGCAGGTGCTGGCCCGGCCGCGCTGA
- a CDS encoding TRAP transporter large permease, with product MNEIAITALLIVSLFALLGTGVWIGLTLTGVAWIGMQLFSARPAGDAMAVTVWGAASSWTLTALPLFIWMGEILFRTRLSESMFRGLAPWVSRLPGRLLHTNVIGCTIFAAVSGSSAATCATIGKMSLPELGRRGYPEEITIGSLAGAGTLGLLIPPSIIMIVYGVSADVSIAKLFIAGVLPGILLAALFSGYLGLWSLLNPGRVPAPESTLGLRQKLHESRHLIPVVALIGAVLGSIYSGVATATEAAAVGVVGSLALSVAQGSLNWATFRDSLMGATRLYCMIALILAGAAFLTLSMGYIGLPRRLAEFVGSLGLSPFMLVVALAVFYILLGCFLDGISMVVLTMGVVLPTVQAAGLDLVWFGVFIVIVVEMAQITPPVGFNLFVLQGMTGKEITWIARAALPFFLLLCAMVLLLWFFPQIALWLPAQM from the coding sequence ATGAATGAGATCGCCATCACCGCGCTGCTGATCGTCTCGCTGTTCGCCCTGCTGGGCACCGGCGTGTGGATTGGCCTGACGCTGACCGGCGTCGCCTGGATCGGCATGCAGCTGTTCTCGGCCCGGCCCGCCGGCGACGCGATGGCCGTCACCGTCTGGGGCGCCGCCTCGAGCTGGACTCTCACCGCCCTGCCGCTGTTCATCTGGATGGGCGAGATCCTGTTCCGCACGCGGCTGTCGGAAAGCATGTTCCGCGGCCTGGCGCCCTGGGTCTCGCGCCTGCCGGGCCGCCTGCTGCACACCAACGTGATCGGCTGCACCATCTTCGCCGCGGTCTCGGGCTCGTCGGCCGCCACCTGCGCCACCATCGGCAAGATGTCGCTGCCCGAACTCGGCCGGCGCGGCTACCCGGAGGAGATCACCATCGGCTCGCTGGCCGGCGCCGGCACCCTGGGCCTGCTGATCCCGCCGTCCATCATCATGATCGTCTACGGCGTGTCGGCCGACGTGTCCATCGCCAAGCTGTTCATCGCCGGCGTCCTGCCCGGCATCCTGCTGGCGGCGCTGTTCTCCGGCTACCTGGGCCTGTGGTCGCTGCTGAACCCGGGGCGCGTGCCCGCGCCCGAATCCACCCTCGGCCTGCGCCAGAAGCTGCACGAGTCGCGCCACCTGATCCCCGTCGTGGCGCTGATCGGGGCGGTGCTGGGCTCCATCTACAGCGGCGTCGCCACTGCCACCGAGGCCGCCGCCGTGGGCGTGGTGGGCTCGCTGGCGCTGTCGGTGGCGCAAGGCTCGCTGAACTGGGCCACCTTCCGCGACTCGCTGATGGGCGCCACCCGCCTGTACTGCATGATCGCGCTGATCCTGGCCGGCGCGGCCTTCCTCACTCTGTCCATGGGCTACATCGGCCTGCCGCGGCGGCTGGCGGAGTTCGTCGGCTCGCTGGGCCTGTCGCCCTTCATGCTGGTGGTCGCCCTGGCCGTGTTCTACATCCTGCTGGGCTGCTTCCTGGACGGCATCTCCATGGTGGTGCTGACCATGGGCGTGGTCCTGCCGACGGTGCAGGCCGCCGGCCTGGACCTGGTGTGGTTCGGCGTCTTCATCGTCATCGTGGTGGAGATGGCCCAGATCACGCCGCCGGTGGGCTTCAACCTTTTCGTGCTGCAGGGCATGACCGGCAAGGAGATTACCTGGATCGCGCGGGCCGCCCTGCCGTTCTTCCTGCTGCTGTGCGCGATGGTGCTGCTGCTGTGGTTCTTCCCGCAGATCGCGCTCTGGCTGCCGGCGCAGATGTGA
- a CDS encoding hydantoinase B/oxoprolinase family protein, which yields MTPGRWQFWIDRGGTFTDVVGKRPDGTLVTHKLLSENPEQYRDAAVAGIRQLLGLRAGEPVTPTQVECVKMGTTVATNALLERKGEPTLLVTTQGFRDALRIAYQNRPRLFDRRILLPELLYAEVVEARERVGAQGEVIQPLDEEHLRQALRAARGRGLRSVAVVFMHGWRHTAHEQAAGRLAHEAGFAQVSTSHQTSPMMKFVSRGDTTVVDAYLSPILRRYVDQVAGEMPGVPLFFMQSSGGLTDAHAFHGKDAILSGPAGGIVGMARTAQLAGHDRVIGFDMGGTSTDVSHFAGEFEREFETQVAGVRMRAPMMSIHTVAAGGGSILEFDGSRFRVGPRSAGANPGPASYRRGGPLTVTDANVMVGKIQPAHFPRVFGPRGDEPLSAEVVGAKFGELAERAGRGAEEVAEGFIAIAVQQMANAIKKISVARGYDVTRYTLQCFGGAGGQHACLVADALGMNRVFVHPLAGVLSAYGMGLADQNVIREQAVELPLRADSLPQVVQRLDMLAAAARAELQQQVGAGAIEVHRRVHVRYQGSDSALVVQFGDLDAITTAFEAAYRQRFAFLMQGKGLVVEAVSVEAVVAGDAPAESRHEVHPVREVPRRETVRMYSGGQWHEAALVVREDMRPGDLLPGPAIIAEKNATTVVEPGWQAQLTALDHLVLERRTPRAARFAAGTQVDPVLLEVFNNLFMNIAEQMGLQLQNTAYSVNIKERLDFSCALFDAQGNLIANAPHMPVHLGSMGESIKTVIRENAGTMSPGDVYVLNDPYHGGTHLPDVTVITPVYLTGHADPLFYVGSRGHHADIGGTTPGSMPPFSTRIEEEGVQIDNVKLVDRGVLREAEMLALLAGGQYPSRNPAQNMADLKAQIAANEKGVQELRRMVEQFGLDVVQAYMRHVQDNAEESVRRVITRLRDGQFTLPLDNGAQIRVAIRVDAENRSAEIDFSGTSPQQANNFNAPTAVCMAAVLYVFRTLVDDDIPLNAGCLKPLKVIIPPGSMLNPNPPASVVAGNVETSTCITNALYGALGVMAAGQCTMNNFTFGNERHQYYETISGGSGAGAVTDASGTVVGGFDGTSVVQTHMTNSRLTDPEVLEFRFPVRLESYEIRHGSGGAGRWQGGDGGIRRVRFLEDMTASILSNGRRHPSFGMAGGSPGAVGINRVVRADGRTEELDHIGSAAMRPGDVFEIHTPGGGGYGKP from the coding sequence ATGACCCCTGGACGCTGGCAATTCTGGATCGACCGCGGCGGCACCTTCACCGACGTGGTCGGCAAGCGGCCGGACGGCACGCTGGTGACGCACAAGCTGCTGTCCGAGAACCCCGAGCAGTACCGTGACGCTGCCGTGGCCGGCATCCGGCAGCTGCTGGGCCTGCGAGCCGGCGAGCCGGTGACGCCCACGCAAGTGGAGTGCGTGAAGATGGGCACCACGGTAGCCACCAATGCGCTGCTGGAGCGCAAGGGCGAGCCCACGCTGCTGGTGACGACCCAGGGCTTTCGCGACGCGCTGCGCATCGCCTACCAGAACCGCCCGCGGCTGTTCGACCGGCGCATCCTGCTGCCCGAGCTGCTGTACGCCGAGGTGGTGGAAGCGCGCGAGCGGGTGGGTGCGCAAGGCGAGGTGATCCAGCCGCTGGACGAGGAGCACCTGCGCCAGGCCCTGCGCGCCGCCCGGGGGCGCGGCCTGCGCAGCGTGGCCGTCGTCTTCATGCACGGCTGGCGGCATACGGCGCACGAGCAGGCCGCCGGCCGGCTGGCGCACGAGGCCGGCTTCGCGCAGGTGAGCACCTCGCACCAGACCAGCCCCATGATGAAGTTCGTCAGCCGCGGCGACACCACGGTGGTGGACGCCTATCTCTCGCCCATCCTGCGCCGCTACGTGGACCAGGTGGCCGGGGAGATGCCGGGCGTCCCGCTGTTCTTCATGCAGTCCTCGGGCGGCCTGACCGATGCCCACGCCTTCCACGGCAAGGACGCCATCCTGTCCGGCCCGGCGGGCGGCATCGTGGGCATGGCCCGCACCGCCCAGCTGGCCGGCCACGACCGGGTGATCGGCTTCGACATGGGCGGCACCTCCACCGACGTGTCGCACTTCGCCGGCGAGTTCGAGCGCGAGTTCGAGACCCAGGTGGCGGGGGTGCGCATGCGCGCGCCCATGATGAGCATCCACACGGTGGCCGCTGGCGGCGGCTCCATCCTGGAGTTCGACGGCTCGCGCTTTCGCGTCGGGCCCCGCAGCGCCGGGGCCAACCCCGGGCCGGCCAGCTACCGGCGCGGCGGGCCGCTGACGGTGACCGACGCCAACGTGATGGTGGGCAAGATCCAGCCCGCGCACTTCCCGCGGGTGTTCGGCCCCCGAGGGGATGAGCCACTCAGCGCCGAGGTGGTGGGGGCGAAGTTCGGCGAGCTGGCCGAGCGGGCGGGGCGCGGCGCGGAGGAGGTGGCCGAGGGCTTCATCGCCATCGCCGTGCAGCAGATGGCCAACGCCATCAAGAAGATCTCGGTGGCACGCGGCTACGACGTCACGCGCTACACGCTGCAGTGCTTCGGCGGCGCGGGCGGCCAGCATGCCTGCCTGGTGGCCGACGCGCTGGGCATGAACCGCGTGTTCGTGCACCCGCTGGCCGGCGTGCTGTCGGCCTACGGCATGGGCCTGGCGGACCAGAACGTGATCCGCGAGCAGGCGGTGGAGCTGCCGCTGAGGGCCGACTCGCTGCCGCAGGTGGTCCAGCGGCTGGACATGCTGGCGGCGGCGGCCCGGGCCGAGCTGCAGCAGCAGGTCGGCGCCGGCGCCATCGAGGTGCACCGCCGGGTACACGTGCGCTACCAGGGCAGCGATTCGGCCCTGGTTGTGCAATTCGGCGACCTGGACGCCATCACCACCGCCTTCGAGGCCGCCTACCGCCAGCGCTTCGCCTTCCTGATGCAGGGCAAGGGCCTGGTGGTGGAGGCGGTGTCGGTGGAAGCCGTGGTGGCCGGCGACGCGCCGGCCGAGTCGCGGCACGAGGTGCACCCGGTGCGGGAGGTGCCGCGGCGCGAAACCGTGCGCATGTACTCGGGCGGCCAGTGGCACGAAGCGGCGCTGGTGGTGCGCGAGGACATGCGGCCCGGCGACCTGCTGCCCGGGCCGGCCATCATCGCCGAGAAGAACGCCACCACGGTGGTGGAGCCGGGCTGGCAGGCGCAGCTGACGGCGCTGGACCACCTGGTGCTGGAGCGGCGCACGCCGCGTGCCGCGCGCTTCGCCGCCGGCACCCAGGTCGACCCGGTGCTGCTGGAAGTGTTCAACAACCTGTTCATGAACATCGCCGAGCAGATGGGACTGCAGCTGCAGAACACGGCCTACTCGGTGAACATCAAGGAAAGGCTGGATTTCTCCTGCGCGCTGTTCGACGCGCAGGGCAACCTGATCGCCAACGCGCCGCACATGCCGGTGCATTTGGGCTCCATGGGCGAGAGCATCAAGACGGTGATCCGCGAGAACGCGGGGACCATGTCGCCGGGCGACGTGTACGTGCTCAACGACCCCTACCACGGCGGCACGCACCTGCCGGACGTGACGGTGATCACGCCGGTGTACCTGACCGGCCATGCCGACCCCCTCTTCTACGTCGGCTCCCGCGGTCACCATGCCGACATCGGCGGCACCACGCCGGGCTCCATGCCGCCGTTCTCCACCCGCATCGAGGAGGAGGGCGTGCAGATCGACAACGTCAAGCTGGTCGACCGCGGCGTGCTGCGCGAGGCCGAGATGCTGGCCCTGCTGGCCGGCGGCCAGTACCCCAGCCGCAACCCGGCGCAGAACATGGCCGACCTCAAGGCGCAGATCGCGGCCAACGAGAAGGGCGTGCAGGAGCTGCGCCGCATGGTGGAGCAGTTCGGCCTGGATGTGGTGCAGGCCTACATGCGCCACGTGCAGGACAACGCCGAGGAGTCGGTGCGCCGGGTCATCACGCGGCTCAGGGACGGACAGTTCACCCTGCCGCTGGACAACGGCGCGCAGATCCGGGTGGCCATCCGCGTCGACGCGGAGAACCGCAGCGCCGAGATCGACTTCAGCGGCACGTCGCCGCAGCAGGCCAACAACTTCAACGCGCCGACGGCCGTGTGCATGGCCGCGGTGCTGTACGTGTTCCGCACCCTGGTGGACGACGACATCCCGCTCAACGCGGGCTGCCTGAAGCCCCTGAAGGTGATCATCCCGCCCGGCTCCATGCTCAACCCGAACCCGCCGGCCTCGGTGGTGGCCGGCAACGTGGAGACCTCCACCTGCATCACCAACGCGCTCTACGGCGCGCTGGGCGTGATGGCTGCGGGGCAGTGCACCATGAACAACTTCACCTTCGGCAACGAGCGCCACCAGTACTACGAGACCATCTCGGGCGGCTCGGGCGCGGGGGCCGTGACCGACGCCAGCGGCACCGTCGTCGGGGGCTTCGACGGCACCAGCGTGGTCCAGACCCACATGACCAATTCACGGCTGACCGACCCCGAGGTGCTGGAATTCCGCTTCCCGGTGCGGCTGGAGAGCTACGAGATCCGCCACGGCTCGGGCGGGGCCGGCCGCTGGCAGGGCGGCGATGGGGGCATCCGCCGCGTGCGCTTCCTGGAGGACATGACCGCCAGCATCCTGTCCAACGGGCGCAGGCATCCCTCGTTCGGCATGGCGGGCGGCTCGCCGGGTGCGGTGGGCATCAACCGGGTGGTGCGGGCCGACGGCCGCACCGAGGAGCTGGACCACATCGGCTCGGCGGCCATGCGGCCGGGCGACGTGTTCGAGATCCACACGCCGGGCGGCGGCGGCTACGGCAAACCCTGA